The Bradyrhizobium ottawaense genome window below encodes:
- a CDS encoding DUF892 family protein — protein MYHHVKKLMFTVRVDEPDPRFGNMLLEQFGGANGELAAAMQYSIQGLNCEDPDRKDLLMDIGTEELSHLEVVGCLARMHLAPSKNDRQAAEADPLIAIAGGGGVNLFNSQGNPWTADYLKITGELDVDLRSNIAAEARAKIVYERLINFCDDAGSKDALQFLMTREITHMKAFARALESLSKPAFSVGRLAPSPGLVNQYFNDSTGSGDHGEIDTRGPWNEGEDWVFTESPALQSADPGAGTPIVTESSPPVDEAGLTDLLLHELRDILHAEKQLTKALPKMAQAARFDQLRELFEQHLTETENQIERINECFELLGENARAKPCKGMMGLIEEGQEVMKEGEEKEDAAADLALISAAQRVEHYEMSGYTTARNLAQQLRHSAVVALLSKSLAEEENADLLLNQVARSLMSVAKMPAALEQAE, from the coding sequence ATGTATCACCACGTCAAGAAACTGATGTTCACCGTGCGTGTCGACGAACCCGATCCCCGCTTCGGCAATATGCTGCTGGAGCAGTTCGGCGGCGCCAACGGGGAACTCGCGGCCGCGATGCAATATTCGATTCAAGGTTTGAATTGCGAGGACCCCGACCGCAAGGATCTCCTGATGGATATCGGCACCGAGGAGCTCAGCCATCTCGAAGTCGTCGGCTGTCTCGCGCGAATGCATCTTGCGCCTTCGAAGAATGACCGCCAGGCGGCGGAAGCCGATCCGCTGATTGCGATCGCCGGCGGCGGCGGTGTCAACCTGTTCAATTCGCAAGGCAATCCCTGGACCGCCGACTATCTCAAGATCACCGGCGAGCTCGACGTCGATCTCCGCAGCAACATCGCCGCCGAGGCGCGCGCCAAGATCGTCTATGAACGGCTGATCAATTTCTGCGACGACGCCGGCAGCAAGGACGCGCTCCAGTTCCTGATGACGCGGGAGATCACTCATATGAAGGCGTTCGCGCGAGCGCTCGAAAGCCTGTCGAAGCCGGCCTTCAGCGTCGGCAGGCTCGCGCCGTCGCCCGGCCTCGTGAACCAGTACTTCAACGACTCCACCGGCAGCGGTGACCACGGCGAAATCGACACCCGCGGTCCCTGGAACGAGGGCGAGGATTGGGTGTTCACGGAATCGCCTGCGCTGCAGTCCGCCGATCCCGGCGCCGGCACGCCGATCGTCACGGAAAGCTCACCGCCCGTCGACGAAGCCGGCCTGACCGATCTCCTGCTCCATGAACTGCGCGACATTCTCCATGCCGAGAAGCAGTTGACCAAGGCGCTTCCCAAGATGGCGCAGGCCGCCCGCTTCGACCAGCTGCGGGAATTATTCGAGCAGCATCTGACCGAGACCGAGAATCAGATCGAGCGCATCAACGAGTGCTTCGAGCTGCTCGGCGAGAACGCACGCGCCAAGCCCTGCAAGGGCATGATGGGCCTCATCGAGGAAGGCCAGGAGGTCATGAAGGAAGGCGAGGAAAAGGAGGACGCGGCCGCCGACCTCGCACTGATTTCTGCGGCTCAACGCGTCGAACATTACGAGATGTCCGGCTACACCACCGCGCGCAACCTGGCGCAGCAGCTCCGGCATAGCGCAGTGGTCGCCCTGCTCTCCAAATCCCTCGCCGAAGAAGAAAACGCCGATCTCCTGCTCAATCAGGTCGCGCGATCGCTGATGTCGGTTGCGAAGATGCCTGCCGCACTGGAGCAGGCCGAATAG